One Acipenser ruthenus chromosome 33, fAciRut3.2 maternal haplotype, whole genome shotgun sequence genomic region harbors:
- the LOC131704957 gene encoding uncharacterized protein LOC131704957: protein MDPTTLSAILEALDSRREAEERRREERYTALIERVGMGMTSAATGPVLVAPKARAQKMTVEDDPEAYLVAFERLATTAAWPREYWASQLGPCLIGEAQAAYRAMTDDDAAQYDLVKQAILRRLNITGETHRVRFREFQRPPNTRPRVVAQQLCDHMAQWLNPSQKTGIQMGEAIVMEQFCHVVGAETQAWVRRHNPTTLEQAVALAENFEDSLVSARTTLLDCPPPSAAKGPPSNPFPGPRAVRSPAPSGHPGPLPWRQRLAPSWGRMVPPAPLSYQQRDKYVPPLPSAPPVCFRCQQPGHIARYCPAAMECDVAACHLASETDLPSDR from the exons atggacccaaccactttgtcggcgatcctggaggcgttggacagccggagggaggctgaggaacggaggagggaggagagatacacggctcttatcgagagggtcgggatggggatgacgtcagcgGCGACGGGCCCCGTGCTggttgccccgaaggcccgggcccagaaaatgacggtggaggatgacccggaggcctacCTGGTAGCCTTTGAACGGTTGGCTACCACtgcagcatggccccgggagtactgggcgagccaacttggtccctgcttgatcggggaagcacaagcagcgtaccgggccatgactgacgacgatgccgcccagtatgacctggttaagcaggctatcctccgccgtctcaatatcacgggggagactcATCGGGTCAGATTCCGGGAGTTCCAGCGACCCCccaacacccggcccagggtggtagcccagcaattatgcgaccacatggcgcaatggctgaaccccagtcagaaaaccgggattcagatgggggaggccattgtgatggaacaattctgccatgtggtcggggctgaGACGCAGGCGTGGGTACGCCGGCATAACCCCACGACGCTGGAGCAGGCCGTGGCGTTAGCCGAaaacttcgaggactccctggtgtccgcccgaaccaccctgctggactgcccccctccctccgctGCCAAAGGACCGCCGTCGAACCCTTTTCCCGGACCCAGGGCCGTCAGATCACCGGCCCCGTCGGGCCACCCGGGCCCCTTAccatggaggcagaggttggcccccagctggggtagaatggttccccctgccccgctgtcataccagcagcgggacaaatatgtaccgcccttgccctctgccccacccgtctgttttaggtgccagcagccgggacacattgccagatactgcccggcggccatggagtgcgacgtggctgcgtgtcacctggcgtctgagacag atctcccttccgaccggtga